The genomic segment AGACGATATGTACAATGAGCAAAGGTATATTCCAAGTAAAAGTGGTGGACCAGACATTAGGGTGAGAATTTTCAAGCCACTTAATGTGGAAGGAAAATTGCCTTGTTTGGAATATATTCATGGTGGCGGCTATATACTAGGCAGCCCTGAAATGGGGCCTAACCTTAATATTATCAAACAATTTATAGAAAAAAGACCTTGTGTAGTGATAGCTCCGGCATACAGAAAGTCTTTAGATGCACCATATCCTGCTGCATTTAATGACTGTTATGAAACCTTGTTATGGGCAAAGGAACATGCCGATGAGTTGGGAATTTATCAGGATAAGTTTATGGTTGCAGGACATAGCGGCGGTGGTGGCCTAACGGCAGCAGTAACATTAAAGGCAAGAGATACAAAGGACATAGATATTGCTTTTCAAATGCCTTTTTATCCAATGATAGATGATTCACAAAGTACATGCTCAGCGCAGGAAATGATTTCAGTACCTGTTTGGAATACAGCATCTAATAAAAAAGGATGGGATGCTTACCTTGCTGATATAAAGAAGCAAGGTTTAGACACTCCAAAATACGCTGCTGCATTTAGAAATAAGGACTATAAGGATTTTCCTCCAACCATCACCTTTGTCGGCGATTTAGAACCTTTTAAAGATGAAACTATTGCTTACGTAGAAGCGCTTGAAAAAGAAGGTATTGATGTAACATTTAAATTATATGAAGGCTGTTATCATGGCTTTGATGCGTATGTTCCAAAGGCTAAAATTTCACAAGACGCCGTTAAATTTACCTATGATTCGTATGCTGAATATTATGATAAGTACGTAACATAGACAAATTTTGAAGCGTACTAATGCTCTTATCGATCTTCCCGAAAACGATGAACATAACTCAAAACAGCTGGTTTCCCCTTTATGCAAGACTAATGTAAATAGAAGAAACCTTCCGCGTATTAAAAGCCCACAAGACGGAATAGGACTACGCCACAGCAACAGTCGCTGGACCAGAGAAAGAAAGCAGAGACACCCATGATAAAAATGGTCAATTTTCAAGGCTGAACTACACTTAATTCGTGTTATATGTTTATCAAGTGGATGAGCTATGCCTCAATCTCGAAAAAGCCAAATCAGTTTAATCGATACGCCTTATTACCATTGCGTGTCCCGCTGCGTTCGCCAATCTTATTTATGTGGTTCGAACCAGCTTACTGGGCAAAGTTACGAGCATCGCCGAGGCTGGTTAGAAGAGCGTTTATTATTTCTAGCGACCGTATTCGCAATAGACATTTGTGCCTATGCAGTCATGAATAATCACACGCATGTGGTGCTATGTGTAAATCAATCAATGGCGGATAAGTGGGATAGCGATGAAGTGTTGAGGCGCTACCACAAGCTACACAGAGGCACATTGCTGACTCAGAAGTTTGTTAACGGCGATACGCTTAGCCAAGCAGAGCTAATCACCTTTGATGAAACCGTTGAAACCTATCGAAAACGTCTTTACGACATAAGCTGGTTTATGCGTGATTTGAATGAGTACATTGCTCGTCAAGCCAATAAAGAAGATGGCTGCACCGGTCGTTTTTGGGAAGGGCGATTTAAGTCCCAAGCGTTACTAGATGAAAGTGCAGTCTTAGCGTGCATGGCCTATGTAGATTTAAACCCCATTCGCGCAAAAATGGCAAAAACACC from the Paraglaciecola mesophila genome contains:
- a CDS encoding alpha/beta hydrolase, with the protein product MKSMKHLANEELRSLYMPFKVLPYIASKNWGIKLMNFMARFSNGKLIDDMYNEQRYIPSKSGGPDIRVRIFKPLNVEGKLPCLEYIHGGGYILGSPEMGPNLNIIKQFIEKRPCVVIAPAYRKSLDAPYPAAFNDCYETLLWAKEHADELGIYQDKFMVAGHSGGGGLTAAVTLKARDTKDIDIAFQMPFYPMIDDSQSTCSAQEMISVPVWNTASNKKGWDAYLADIKKQGLDTPKYAAAFRNKDYKDFPPTITFVGDLEPFKDETIAYVEALEKEGIDVTFKLYEGCYHGFDAYVPKAKISQDAVKFTYDSYAEYYDKYVT
- a CDS encoding transposase, whose product is MPQSRKSQISLIDTPYYHCVSRCVRQSYLCGSNQLTGQSYEHRRGWLEERLLFLATVFAIDICAYAVMNNHTHVVLCVNQSMADKWDSDEVLRRYHKLHRGTLLTQKFVNGDTLSQAELITFDETVETYRKRLYDISWFMRDLNEYIARQANKEDGCTGRFWEGRFKSQALLDESAVLACMAYVDLNPIRAKMAKTPETSKHTSIKKRIHAVKNQQSQPSVLMPFVGNPREDMPKGIAHSLKDYCELIDTTGRCIRDDKAGHINNTHNPILQRLGLDSAQWLTLTTEFEKHFCYAAGAEQMMNAFKRHTHHQRIRGMSKAKALLKRA